In the genome of Primulina huaijiensis isolate GDHJ02 unplaced genomic scaffold, ASM1229523v2 scaffold43375_ERROPOS137452, whole genome shotgun sequence, the window TAATGACATATGGCAATCTATAGAATGCAATGCAAGTGCTTTGTTTCTTCAATCTTGTGTCTGTTTCTTTGTGCATAGAATGGGATTTTAAGGAAAGTGAAGGAAGTTTAGATACAAATACAactacgtctaagaaatatgaaaacgAAGGTAAGGAAAGTTATCGTTATATCCTTGTCTTTGCATAACAACACAAGAAAGTACGTAAATTCTTTTCAAATTCAAGGTTCATCTGATCCCAAAAGAGTGTGTGGAAATTTCAATTTCCTTTTATTTATATTGAGCCCCTCCTTTTTGCTAATTGGAAGGTTCTTTTCAAGAAATGATTAGCAGCTGGATCGTTCCTATAGCAAAGTACCCTCAATATCGTATTGGGATCGGACCTATTCCATCGTCCTGTGGTTGGCGGCATCGGCAGCTTCTGTCGATCACTCACAACTCCAATCCCACTGGTTTCACGGGCCACAGTGCTGAAATCTTCCACTAATTGCTCAGTAGACAGCCCCATTAATGCCACCACCCCTTCCACTATCTGTGACTCCTTTTCGACCATATCCTCGTCAATCAAACCTTCTCCACACGTACAAAAAACCCGTTTAAGGCTGTGTAAATCTTCCTCAATCATGGGATGATCTGTCCTAGAAAAAGTTCGGGAGCTGCCGCCAGCTAACAAAACCGTAAGGTAAACCTCAAAAGAAGCTTTCATTACTTCTTTTAAAGCTAGCGCTTGAGCACGATCGGTAATCATTGCACACATAAGGGTAAGATTCTGCTTTAGAATTCTTAACGCTGGCTTAATACGAGCATTTGTAACATCACCAACGTATAGGCTTCTGTAGAAAAAGGAATTTGAATCCAAGAAAATTAGACGGTAGGCAGCGACTTCTAGCACATGCTGAGAGGCTACTTGTATGGCAGATCGATTGTGTTCGAAATAGGAACTGCCTGGCGGTCTTCTATTGCCAAATCGGCTGTTTGGTGAAGGAGTGATCTTTGGTGAGAGACACAAGGATTTCTCGAGCGACTGAAGCTGTGAGAGAAGGTAATGTAAGGTATTAAGACGGATGTAAAGGCGTTGTGTTCCACGGCTTGTGGAAGGGCGTGGATTATGTCCTTCATTGAACAAACCGTCGTTCGGATCATCAACTCCAACACTGCATGCTGCTCTTTTCCACAGTTTTCGGAACTTCGAGTCCAGGTTGCATCGTGTTAATGGAGGAAGCGTAGGGATATAACTCTGTTTTGATCCTGAAAACACGAGAAAGGATTTATATATGTAACTTAATTACAAAGATTATAGGTTAGTCAACCGAAATTCATGCAAGAGGTGCAACTTTATTACCACATGATGCAGCAAACGTTATGTAATCTCGGAAGAGATGCTCTAAACCTTCAACAAGGTCACAAACTAGATTCTGCGACACATTCACTGGTATTTGAAAGAAATTGTTCACAACTTCCCTGGCAAAGCTGATTAGATCCACGACGGAATGAGCATACGGCTCAGTTTTGGACATGGGATTCCATGTCTGCaatgcaaaataaataataacatgTTCAAGATTTTTTAGCActattttatcatatattaaGTTCATCATTCCAGTGAGCTTACTTCTGTTTCTTTTGCTCTTTGGAGATGCTCCTTTCCTGTCTTTAACCTTTCTTGAATCCACTGTTTCAACAGTTTAACTATAATAGAATCAACTTCAAACGGGACCATTTCTCTTACAATTGCTTTGCCTCCATCTTCACATTCAACTGAGTCCTCAACCGCCATTTGCACCAAGGCTTTCTCAAGTTTCCCAGCCCTTTGCAGTACCAACACAGTTTCGTTCTTGAATGAGGATGCATCCGTTAAGTATTGCTTTAGCAACGTTCCGTAGCAAGTATGCAGGGTCACAGCAGCAACTCCTGCAGCAATAGGATGCCATTTCTTGAGCACATCACTAAAGATATCCTTTTCTTTCCAAGCCAATTCTTCAGTTTCACTAGCCAGTTTAGTTAGCATCCCACCATCTTTATCTTCTAGATTCCTTCCATTTACGAGCATCTGTTCATGGATGACATAATTAAATGGTATCATCATCAAACGAAGAACCACACATTTTTAGTAAACTTCAAGAAATATAAGATTCAACAAACCTTGGCAAATGCATTCTTCAATGATGAACGGATATAACAGTCAACCCTATTCCCCGTGGATTCATCAGCCACTTCTCCTTCCTTCTCTTGAGCCACAGAAACATAACAGGGAATATCTTCTTCCAATATCTTCGTCGCTGAAAAAACTAAAGGAAGAATGCTTTCCATTACACCAATATTTTCCCTGTCGAAACACACGTGGTAATCCAACAATCTCTTTTCAGACCATTTCTTGATTGCAGTCAAAACATTTGCCAACATCTGCACATAAACCGGATCTCTATCCACCCGTTTAGCATCAATGGCTACTTCAGTTAACATGGCTAATGACGCGCCAAGAAGATCCTGTTCCACCTGCCCAGTTGCAACATACTGCTGGAAAAGCACCCAAGTGAAACACAGATTATGAACTGATCGGTTGATCCCTAAAGTAGACCATGCTTTCTTCATCAGCTCAAGTAATTCATCAACTTCATCGAGCACCATTGTCTCCTCTTTTAAATCGAAAACCGAGCTGAGAAGGGCTTTATAGATTTGAACATTGAGTGGGTATCCGTCCGCCCAATGGCACACATCGGTCGTGGAACCATCAGGGCTACGC includes:
- the LOC140970210 gene encoding protein unc-13 homolog, whose protein sequence is MGTESELLSPFGKIDDLDQDDYRVAAYEVFFTACRSSPGFGGKSALTYYSSSDGRGDEHGSSPGSQAKTPGVGMAVTSRVKKALGLKMLKRSPSSRRSSSCGSNPLSPSWAGSSPKMSSTLPSSPVARLRRPMTSAEIMRQQMRVTEPSDNRLRKTLMRTLVGQMGRRAETIILPLELLRHLKPSEFNDAQEYHQWQKRQLKILEAGLLLHPSIPLEKSDPFAAKFQDIIHSCEAKAIDTGKNSEAMRTLCNSVVSLAWRSPDGSTTDVCHWADGYPLNVQIYKALLSSVFDLKEETMVLDEVDELLELMKKAWSTLGINRSVHNLCFTWVLFQQYVATGQVEQDLLGASLAMLTEVAIDAKRVDRDPVYVQMLANVLTAIKKWSEKRLLDYHVCFDRENIGVMESILPLVFSATKILEEDIPCYVSVAQEKEGEVADESTGNRVDCYIRSSLKNAFAKMLVNGRNLEDKDGGMLTKLASETEELAWKEKDIFSDVLKKWHPIAAGVAAVTLHTCYGTLLKQYLTDASSFKNETVLVLQRAGKLEKALVQMAVEDSVECEDGGKAIVREMVPFEVDSIIVKLLKQWIQERLKTGKEHLQRAKETETWNPMSKTEPYAHSVVDLISFAREVVNNFFQIPVNVSQNLVCDLVEGLEHLFRDYITFAASCGSKQSYIPTLPPLTRCNLDSKFRKLWKRAACSVGVDDPNDGLFNEGHNPRPSTSRGTQRLYIRLNTLHYLLSQLQSLEKSLCLSPKITPSPNSRFGNRRPPGSSYFEHNRSAIQVASQHVLEVAAYRLIFLDSNSFFYRSLYVGDVTNARIKPALRILKQNLTLMCAMITDRAQALALKEVMKASFEVYLTVLLAGGSSRTFSRTDHPMIEEDLHSLKRVFCTCGEGLIDEDMVEKESQIVEGVVALMGLSTEQLVEDFSTVARETSGIGVVSDRQKLPMPPTTGRWNRSDPNTILRVLCYRNDPAANHFLKRTFQLAKRRGSI